In the Pocillopora verrucosa isolate sample1 chromosome 4, ASM3666991v2, whole genome shotgun sequence genome, agtttgtactgtaggttaagcatttagcagagtcccagtcgatttTGTGATTAGTTTACCGGCTGAGGTGCTCTGTACCACAACCACCTAAACTTTACGGACTACCGAAACTACACAAACCTGGGATACCTATGCGACCTATAGTCTCATTCTGTGGGTCCCCGACGTACCAACTGTCGAAATACCTTACGACGATACTGCAACCACTGACTGACAAATCGAGACGTAAACTACAATCAACTGAGAACTTTATTGACGCTATCAAAGACgtacagatacctgacgactacaaacCTGTAtcttttgatgtgaaatcactgttcaccagtattccacttcaattgGCTCCAACAGTCTACTGATGCACTACCATTACCGACAGAAGACATTATGGACCTACTTAACCTCTGCCTTACATcgacttactttcagtacaacgggAAACACTACAAGCAGTTGCACGGAACAGCTATGGGGTCGCCGGTCTCCGTTGTTgtcgcagaaattgtgatgcagaacatcgaggaacgcgcccttgcaacttgccgacaaaccataccgctttggttacgctacgttgacgacacatttaccgccgtacacaaagacgaaattgacgcttttcacaaccaccttaacgaacaaaacaccgacattcagtttaccagggagaccgaagaagacggcaagcttccttttctcgactgtttggtgggccgaaacaacaacgaactacgaacaaccatatacagaaaaccgacgcataccgacagacttcttgacgaatcatcctacaacccgacttcccacaaagctacgactatcaagacattgacaagacgagcgcaacttgtttgcaacacactggacagtttatctgacgaaaacaagtaccttgaccgtgtttttgacaaaaacaactacaacactgacttcattagacgaaacactcacagggTGACCGACgctacagaaactaacagggactccacatctatcacgactacagctgctataccctacatcaaaggcacttctgaggctatcgcgcggatcctacaaccttacaacattcgcgtagctcacaggcctattactactttacgacatttgctgaccaacgttaaagacaaagacgaacccaacaacagacagggagcgatttataagatcgaatgctccgactgccaggcctcctacattagtgagactggtagaaaccttaacacgcgactaactgaacacaaacgagcaactagaaatggcgatgtaaacaatcacatttctgaacatcaccgacaaactaatcacagaatcgactgggactctgctgaatgcttaacctacagtacaaactattttcaacgactgactctggaaagctggttaactaacttagaacagacgcctctcaacagatgtcaacaattaccagcaccctacaaacgactcattaacgacgggaacaaaccgacaaacagaccgataaacaacagacggatcgaaaccgaccaatgactgttaacaaactctacacgagtcttccagccaatcacatcacggctaaacagaccaatcacgttcaacagaccagactttataacatcatcgactgacaactactcctcacttgactctgaagatgactatcgcacagatagtcgaaacgtcagtcaccaacaacagttcttttcagaactacactcacccggacgatcacactacacgaattTCTTTTAACCTTCTTTACTACTATGTGAATAAAAACTTAATACAACTGGAAATTCTAAGTTAAAACCAGTGCAGGCTTTCAACCAAAGGAGGGCAGGGTCAGGTgttatattttccaagaaaatcccATTGAATCATTGCTATAACCATATAGTAGCATAGTTTATCCCCCATACCTGCATTTTTCATTCTCTCAAAGGGTCACTAACCCATACCATAACagagttaatattttttctgttatagtaTATAGCCTCTGTAACTGCACAACCTAGTTGTGGAATCGAAGAACATGCAGCTTCAGCTTTAGAACAGCCTGCACCTGTTGATGTAGTGAATTGTGGAGCAAGTACATCAACCTCAGACAGCCCATCATATCCATTCCCACATGATTTAGGGCCTAAAAGCACGATGGTTGAGTCACAAGCAGTGCAGATGAATTTGCCAAACAAGGGTGTGGATTTTGGAATCCAAGTCAACCTTCGTGGTCTCCATTTAATGATGAAATCTACTGACACCCAAGTCGAGGTTGATGTTTCAGAAAGCAGCACCCAGACTGAAGAGGTATTCCTTCCTGAAATTGAAGATAACAAGGAAGAAGCAACTGAAGCTGCTGCTTCCCCAGAAGTCTCTCCAAGAAAAGATGGCATCTACCTTCCCACAAAACAGGAAGATTCATAAGAAAAGCCACAGGATGATACCAAATACATTGTATTTAAACAAGAgctatttaaatttttttaagtattgTCCTGAGTGTGGTGCAGCTGTGATTAAGAGGAACCAATCCACACAAGGAAGCCAACTATTTGTCACCCTAGAATGTATGAATAATCATAAGTACTCCTGCAAAGCCAGCCAATGCTTGAGGGGATGGCAGCTGGAAATTTGTTGCTGTCATCATCTATTTTGCTCAGTGGCTCTACCTTTACAAAAGTAGCATCTTTGGCAGatatcttaaatttgaaattttcagtgagaaaatattttataatattCAAAACAAGTACTTATTACCCGTAATCAATGAGTTCTGGCTTAAAGAACAAAACTCCACTTTTTCTGAGCTAGGGGGGCGAGATCTGTGGCTTTCAGGGGATGGGCGTTGTGACAGTCCTGGCCATAATGCAAAATATGGGACATATACCATGACTGAtcagaaaactgataaaattgTTGACTTCGAGGTTGTTCAGGTCAGTGAAGTAAATAATAGCAATGCCATGGAAAGAGGGTTTTAAACGCTGTATGGAAAACATCTATGAAAAAGGGGGGAAAATTATGGTTGTTGCAACTGACCGTCATGTGGGCATTAGGGctgacatgaaaagaaatttccctGAAGTTGATCATCAATTTGACGTGTGGCACCTTTCCAAGAGTATAACTAAAAAGTTaactgaaaaagcaaagaagaaagaatgtgCTGATCTCTCTCTCTGGATCAGATCCATCTCAAACCACCTTTGGTGGTGTGCCAAAACATGTGGGGGAGACAAGGAGATGTTGAGAGAGAAGTGGATATCCATTGTCTATCATACTGTCAATATCCACTCCTGGGATTCAGCTGACCTGTATGAGGAATGTGCCCACCAACCAATCCCTCCGGCTATCGCAAGAACTAAAAGGTGGCTTAGGTCTGGCTCCTCTGCTCATAATGCATTGAAGGAGGTTGTATTCGATAAAAATCTGTTGAAGGACATTCAGCAACTAACACTATGTTGTCATACTGGCAATTTAGAGATCTACCATAGTGTGCAGACCAAATATGCACCCAAACGGCAGCACTTCTCTTATAATGGCATGGTTGCTCGAACTCAGTTGGCATCCCTAGACCATAATGCCAACACTGGTAGGCAAAAAGCCACTGTATCCAGGGGTGCCAACCAAGGGGAGCTGCAATACAAGGTAGtgtttaaaatacaaaataatggGTGGCAAAGCCCATATTTGAGAAGACAACCAATTATCATCTCAAGGCAATGCTTAATGCcatagagagaaagaaaaaaaaaccgcaagAGAGGATCGCAACAGTCACAGCACCACACATTCCTGAAAACATTGCCAGCAAACCCCGGCCTCCTAAAGCAGATGTCATTGCTAATCTTACATCGAGATTTCGAATAATCAAATATAACAACTTTGTCAATAacacaattaaatgaaaatgaaagcaatcaTCGTAGCAAAAAGCAATCAAAGTTAGGTTtgaggtttatttcattcaggcCACACAGCTATCCCTGGCAATGTGGATAATTTAATAACTGCAATAGGGATGACTTTCGTTTGGCTCTGCATGGCTTTTGACAGAATCACTATGCAGAAATGTGTTAGTAATTCATATCCTCGACAAGTAATTATATATTTCGCgcaaattttagaaagaaaccGTAACATAAGGAAATAAGAGCCTCTGATGTTATACGCGCAAAGCATATGTTACTAATCATTATTAAAGGACATTACGGATAAAGTTCAAAGTTCCAGATCTGCTTCTCGAAACCCCACGTAATTACCACTCTCTTCAGGAAATGTTTTACGTATGGCCGTGACGACGCATGCTGGCACGATTCTACGCCGGTTTTTTCCTAATACCCCATGTGCCCACCAAGTAAATTGTCTGTAGGCTGCCAAACGCCAAGTTCTAGAGAACAAGAGGATATAAAGTCACAAAAGCGATTGACTTAATTACGCgtacaaaataagaaagaaaaagacagtttaCCTTTTGACGATAGGGTCGGGAATTGGATTGAGCCGCGCATTGTGGATTGCAACCAATGCCGTGCTTAAAACATCCTTGTCCAAGCATACAATGCCAAATTTCGGATGCTCTGTTATACATCTAACAACTATCAATAcccaaaaagaagaaaaaagtcttaacattttctttccctcactgtttcaataattttcatcCATCAGACCTTGTAGTTGTAATTACAACTAAGATTGAGTTTGCACTTGTCCACCTTTTGTCACTCTTAGCAAAGAAGCGGCTGCTTCAAAAAAAATACTCGTGAGAATAATCACATACTAAGTACAAACCTGAATTGTCGAACTTTTGATTAAGCTCCTCTAGTTCTTGGCAGCAGTAACATTCATTTGCCACCGGCATAAGCGCACAAGCGCCGCACAAACACCATTCGGTGTTTCCCATCCTCGAAGTAGTGTCTTCTTCGTGGGCTTCTACCTCCTGTTCTACACTCTCTTCCTGAGGAGGTTCTTCTCCAGGCTGATATACTGGTTCGAACTGAAATGGTTCTATTCCGCTCATGACGAAGGGTCGACGAAGAAGCaatttgtattaaaatttaGCCGAACGATAACACGTCCTCAAGTGATCCCCATAACATACGTCACAGGCTCATTTGGAAGACCGCTGATTTAAAATTGGTGCCCACGGTTTGAAAGCCGAAACAGCGCGAAAATACgaactttaaagaaatatttctccaAGGTAAGACACATTTAGCACAAATAACGCCTGAAATCGATAATTTCGTCACTTTGGCTATCGAAAGAAATTAACTCAATTTTTGGCTTCAGTTCTCCTTTAAGCAAGTTCGCTAGtgcacaaaataaaaaaaattataagaaagcCTATATTCATTTTGACACTATCGAACAAACGAGAATAGCGAGAGCGAGAAAAAGACAGCTTGTGAAAACGGTACTAAGGGAGGGTGCAAGCTTACTTTTTTAACGCGTTGTGATGTGTTATTGCATCCCCATGGAAATCAACCTGTATTTGCATATAATGTACCCGCGGGATACTACCGCGTAATCATGCCGAAGGTTACTTCACATACGAGAAAAAGAATTGCTTGTCTCCATAAGGAAGGATTTTTTCCCATACAAATATTGAAAGCCTTGAGACGCAAAAATCTACAGGATCGTCAACAAAATACAGAAAACTGGATCCACTGAAAACCGCCCTCGATCAGGAAGGCCGACAAAGCTTCCAGCAGATGCGAAAGCTTTTATTGAAAAGCAAATAAACGACGAGGCAACAAGCGTTCAGATTCCAAAACATCTGGCCAAGCGTGGAGTCGTTGTGAACTCCTCCGCTGTGCGAAGATCGCGAGCCAAATAGGGATGGACGCTGCAGTGCATCCATTACTGTCAACTGATAAGAGTAGCTAATAAGGTGAAAAGACTAGAGTATGCACAACAAATCCTGGATTCCGGTGATGCATTGCATAATGTCATATTCTCTGATGAATGCTCAGTCTCGCTGGAACAGTACAGACGAACATGCTACCGAAAGGTCGACGAGCCATTCAAAAGAAAACCGAAGCCTAAACATTCACTTAAAGTACACGTATGGGAAGGAATCAGCAGAAAGGGAGCTACTAAAGTGTGCATATTCGATGGTATAATGGATGCAGAACTGTACTGCCGTATTCTGGAGACAACCCTTCTACCATTCATCAATCAGACGCTACCAGACCACGGATTTGTGCTGGATAAGGATCCCAACATACGACAAGACGAGCGAGGGCCTTCTTCAAGGAGAATGATATAAACCGGTGGCGTACTCCCCCAGAGAGTCCGGA is a window encoding:
- the LOC131794979 gene encoding P2X purinoceptor 7-like; this encodes MSGIEPFQFEPVYQPGEEPPQEESVEQEVEAHEEDTTSRMGNTEWCLCGACALMPVANECYCCQELEELNQKFDNSVVRCITEHPKFGIVCLDKDVLSTALVAIHNARLNPIPDPIVKRTWRLAAYRQFTWWAHGVLGKNRRRIVPACVVTAIRKTFPEESGNYVGFREADLEL